GAGCCCCGGGTGGAGGCCCCAATGACAGGCCCTTCTTGTGGAACAGCTGGAGCTTGGCGCTCTCGGAGCACGCGCTCATTAGAGGGCCGCCCGATCCCAGCGTGACTCTGGATCTATGACTTCGAGGTGGGACTTGGACTGGGACCACACCGGGTGTGTGTACCTACATTAAACTACGCAtgcttataaaataatgttgGGCAATTAATTGCGAAAACGCCAAGCAGCTGCTAGACGGCACAGCGAGCCAAGCCAGATCGAGATATACACTCGGGTAAACTGTTTAGCTAGTTGTAAAATTGTGAATGTTTCTACCACTATGTGGTATATGGTATGTGGTACGTGTATTTGTCACCCGTATCATTTGCTGTGGAGCGTTAAGGCGACAACAGCGGCAGCGGAGGGGCAaatggccagcagcagcagcagtgcaCCGTAGTACGCGTAGTTACGCGTCTCCAGGCCCAATCCCGTATATCTGGGGTCCAATCCCCTCCTGCcctttttaattacaaatagaGTCACAGTGGATGAGcagcggcagtggcagtggcagtggcagcggcagcaacagtTGCCACTGGTCGCTGTTTCCATTTTTGTTACCATTTACATTTCCTGTCAACGGCACTCACAATTTTCACTTTAACGCCTATTTGCTCCtccatttctttttattttcccccTGTTAAATTGCTCTTCTTGGTCTGttaattgtgtgtgtgtatgtgtgtgtgtgtgagtgtgtttgtgtgtgctaCCAAGTGGACgcataaattgtattttattttttgtggccTGTAACTTTGGCCCAAATGGCGATGCGGGCTGATCAGGTGAAAACAAAAGACGCAGCAAGCATTAGGCCCAAAGTACCCCCGACCCCCTGAAATTCACCCCTTGGCTGATCTGGCCCTGATATTGTGGCCACTTGTGTATTCTCATGTTGTGGTTCCTAATAAACTTAACTTACTTTTAAGTCAACGACCAAAGGAAAGTAGCTTTGGATGGGGAGCAGAGGAAGAAGAGTTCTGCAAAagatatgaaaatattacTAATATTTAACAACTTTCTGTGCAATAAATAATTGGATATAGAGTTCATTATCTTTTTATAACATAGATTCCAattattgaagaaaaaaaacaataattatatacTTAAAAATGAGAGAAAAAAGATATCATATCATTTTTCAATAGCgctgtaaattaaatttttttcaaaagtagCTTAAAAGGAAGCAGATCAAGAATAGTTCTCATATTACATTCCAAAAGAGGagaaaataattcaaatgcTAACCAATTTTCTATGCAAAACAatgattatatttatatttaatattaactattgtaattaaaataaaataaataaacacatatgAAGTGAATTCATtgtcaaaagaaattaaatgaaaatgtgcaagtcatatttattttaatagcgatgtaaataaaatatattaataacaatataaatacAGTTCTGCAAAAGTTTTGTCCTCCTTGAAAAGTGTTAAAAAATTGCCTTGATAGGcaacatttatatattgtttatatttagttatttaccAAGATTGTAATTATAAAGAGTCATTCTAAGTTCATCAATATATtgccatatatatttttccatttaaatatttttataattattaataatgtatATTATTATAGTACAGAAGAGACGgtaataaagttaaatttgaaatgtttaacGTACATATTACATAGAATTAACCCAGTCCATTAATCATCCCACTAATCTGCCGAGCATTGCCGACGATAAACTCTGGAATATCTACGCTCTCTCTGTGGTTGCCATTGCTTTTTGTTGGCATATCCTTAAACAGAACAATGGGGAGCGATAAGCGGCATaataagtaattaaatttctgTGATGCTTATCGAGTACATATGTAGCCCCCGCCCACCCTGTTGTAGGTTCCTCCATCTCCATTTCCCTCTCCGGAACTTCAGAAACTCTCGAAAGAGAGAAACCCCCGAAGCGGTGGAATGAATGCGAGTGCGAGCGAGTTTATCCGACCAATCGCAGGCGAGGAGCGACTGGAAGTGGCCGCTGCCGGGAAGGCAATGTATCTGACGGATACGTTTTACCACTCCGGCAGCTGCGACGGCTCCTCTTCGTGCCTGCGTGGAGTTTTTGGCAAATTATGCGGGTGGCTCGTCGCTGCCGCCCCGTTCCCCGCTCCCCCGCCACTTTGgcattttgttggtttttgtaGGTGGAGCCAGAGCCATAATACCATTCCTTTTGTTGACAAAACTTGGCACCACTCGCTCGCCgaagtttgtttttgtctgctgctgctgctgctgccgccgctgctcttttgtttttcctatCTGCCAGATACGCGCGCACATCCCGCCCTGCTGCACACAAATCGCTCGCTCACAGGTTGCTTGGGGCCCATCGAAAAGGTCGTCATTCTCACGGCTGTCTCCCGTCGTCGGCGTCGCGTTCGCAATCCGAGAAACTAAGACTAGCGACGGCTATCCGCGAGATACAAGACACAAGTGCCACCACAGCCGATACAAGTGCCGTCTAATTAGATTACAATGCCCGAGTGCTGCCTGTGCGAAGGGCTTTCAAGGCGcacaaaacttatttaagAGCAAAGTTAATTGTTTATTGGATACATCACCTATATCGCTAAATATCTGGATTAAAGAAGCTGATTCACTTGGAATATGGTTGTTATGTAAGTTCTTAACTATCTCCTTTGACggataaaaacttttttgtttttaaatattgcctttatttattgttaaatatatgcaatacataaaatgttaaaaactttttgcgAACAACCAAGTCAAGCTAAAGTTGTTAATAAgtcaatcaataaataaaagacattttctataattaattacatttggTTTTTAGACtcgcaaataaaatatgtatttataaatttgtaaaatttggTTGCTATTAAAAAGTCATTTACAGAAATACGTTGGAAATAAGGTTgataagtaaaaaaatttttacattaaGTCGGCTgtgcatttacaaaaaaacaataaagattGCGTTTACTTGTACATTGAAGAGCttagattaattttttaaatgccagcagcataaataatattctttttcTCAGAGTTTACTGAATATCCAAGTATTatcgttttgattttttaaatgcattcaaataaaaaacaaagtacCAAATCGCATAAAATTGCATtgataacttaaataaatttaaattcataaaatgaaatgaagatattaaatatgaataaGATATTTCCATACTCGTATTTCTGGTTTAACTTAACATCATTATTTGTTCATCCTTTTGGTGAATCAAAAACTACTTCATCATTCCCAATAAGAACCCATTGGGTCATTGTTGACACGCGCTAATCCCAAGCATCTGCGTAAGTGTTGAGCTTACAAACACCTCCGATCAATCTGAGATGAGGAACGGGCCACACATCAAGCGCTAAAGAGGCGGCGGGGGAGGGCGGGGAAAATGTAAATGATTCAAACGCTTTATTATCACGCTGAGCATGGGCCACAGCTTAGTTAATGGCACTCCGCTCCAGTCCGCTCCAGTCCGCTTCAGACCGCTCCAAAGAGCCGCGGGGTGTGCCTGGGACCGGCGGACCGGCGGACCACACACAGTCGTGGGCGAAGCGGCGCTCGAGTGAAAGGGTCAAAGAGTCGATACCCCGGCCCCAGCCCCTCCTCCGATTTATAGAGACATATTTTCTAGGTGACAAACTTATTATGAGCCCAGGGAAAAGGGAGGAGGAgacccaacaaaaaaaaaacacagatcGGGAACGAAGTGAGACGCTATCAGCATCAGATAAGCGCGACTAACGAGCGCCCCGAAGTGTCGAGCAGTCAATTTACGGACCCAAAACAAAGCGCACCACTGACCACGAACAGGTTCAATCGGGCAGTCGGGGAACCCAAGCGGGGACCACCAAGCGAACCCAATGCCCAGGTATTCGATATTAGACAGCGTGCAACCTGCTGACTTCCAAGTACACATAAAAACGCTCGGGCCATCAGCAGACAGACTGGACAGAACGCGAtccaaacaaatttattggtAATTGCTGAGCGAGTCTCTAATAACTCCCACACATGGAGAATCTCGGCCGAGGCCCTCCATCGAGTCTAGCGATTCCGCGCTGACTCACGACCGTAGACTCGGTTTAATTCGCTTCCCCCACCGCTGCAACTGGCGCTCGAATTACGATTCGGGCCAGCTTGGATTACCACTCGAAGCGGATTTGGGGCTAACGGTACCGGCCCTTTAAACTGGGCCTAAAGAGCAATTCGCTTCATGGCGCTCGTAAACTCACAAACGTTTCATTTGATTGGCATGTATTTCGACCCCCTACGAAACAGTTTAGGGCGCACTTAAGATAGGATTTCCATTTCCTTAAACGATGCTTAAGCTTGAGCGATTGAGTCACACTTAAATGGATCACTTAAAGCGTTTACTTGCGGCTTTAGCGTGGTAATATAAAGTGCTTCAATGGAGGACCAAATTGTGACTCAGCAATGTCCCatataaattccaaaaataaataaaaataccttctgcaagggtatagaaAAGCAAATTAGATGTTTATAAAAAGTCaagatacaaattaatattaaagtatTGGAAAACAGTTACTTATATTGCAGCAGGCTTTAAAGACCTCATATAAACAgttacatgttttttttaatttaagattatttctggaatatatatttagagtttaaattaaactagTTCTGAATCAAactgaataaatttaaatgttcaaaaattttaagggCTACCACATGCTTACATTTAGTTTGCTTTTCATTAGAAGTTTATGTTTTgatcatttaaaataacaatttaaaatatgcgctaaaataactaaatctAATTACCAAGCAAAATATTCTGAATTGaaccatttcttttttaaatggaCGGTTGTTTAagcttttaacttttttaacttaacgctaacttttaaattttgaatgaatttaAACCGACTCTCTTTTATCTTAGTAACGTACTTAAGAATGGATTTTTTCATATCCACGATataatagtaatataaaaattcattataataatataaggAAATTCCAGTTATTTAAAAGGTATTTATTATTCTTGGCTTCATTAAACAACCAATTATAAAAACCTAATTACACAAATAAGAACATTTTAAGATGCATGTCCATAAAGTACAATAGCAAACAAAAGCATAGGATGAAACGGATTAAaggaatattatttaaattcgaAACCCATTTCTAATGACCTAAACAAACTGTATAACGAATTTGTTCGGAACTTGTGCTGCACGAGACGAAAAACTTTTCGTTGTTCTCTGTACGaattaaaaccattaaaaaattaagcaaataatGAAACTAAGAACTTATTCTAAATGCAATCTAAATCTCTTCCAGAAATGGCTACACCTTCAAGTCGCAGCAACTACTTACCCAACAGCCCGATCATTCCCAGCACGCCCAGTTCGCCCAGCCCCATAATCCAAGTGCTGGCCAGCAGCAGGCGGGTGGATCCATGACCATGCCGGCAGCCTCGGGGGGCAAGGGAAAACGGGAGTGGGACATCAACGATGCCATCGTGCCCCACGTTCCGGACCAGGAATTCGACGAGTTCAACGAGTGGAGCGATGGCCATGTCCGACACATCTACTCGCTGCACAACGAGGAGGCCAAGAAGCACATTTCCGGCTGGGCCATGCGTAACACGAACAACCACAACGTGAACATCCTGAAGAAGAGCTGCCTGGGCGTCCTGGTCTGCTCCCAACACTGCACCCTGCCCAACGGCTCCAAGATCAACCTGCGGCCGGCCATTTGCGACAAGGCCCGCCGGAAGCAGGAGGGCAAGGCCTGTCCCAACAAGAGCTGTCGTGGCGGGCGGCTGGAGATCAAGCCGTGCCGGGGTCACTGCGGCTATCCGGTGACCCACTTTTGGCGCCATTCCGGCAACGCCATCTTCTTCCAGGCCAAGGGAGTGCACGACCACCTGCGTCCGGATCCCAAGAACTCCAGCGTTTCCAAGCGGGCCTTTGGCCGGGTGCCGCTGGGCGGAAAGTCCGCCAATGGATCAGCCGGCAAGAAGTCGGTAATTGCGGGTCTGGTCAAGCAGGTAAAGGTGAGTTTAAAATTGGGATTCGTCTAAAGATAATCGCAACATTACTTTTcttacagcagcaacagcacagTCTGATTAACAAGGTCCTTAAGCGTCCTGCTGCCAGCAATCCTTTGACCCACTCCGCTTTGGATCTTTACCAGTTTAACGGTAAgcaagtaaaaataataaaaataatattcagGAATTTCCTCTAAGTATCCTAAAAATACTTATTGAGTGTTTTTTATTGGCATTAAGGATTTGATCTCGTCAGAAATAGTTTGGTTGTTTgtatattaaatcaaaaaatcagtttttattaatatatgtaaGTTCTTTAAGGTCTTTATAATTAAAAGGGCTTTCAGTACGTAAAGTTCTTGAACAAATACATTGCGAAGACCACTTGTGTCattttaagtaataaaaataaataaaaagctagtatttattttatcttataaatacaataaagaatataaatgCTATTTTTAGCTAGGGGTATCTAGAAAAGTCTGTAAAATTGTTATTCTTGAATTCCAtattgcattaaatatttgatctcaaaattgtttgtaatttgttcCTTTATACccatatttaattacattaataATTCGTACGTATTAAACGTTTGCTAAAAAGCTAGGTTTTTACAGAAAAGTCTTTTAAGGTTTTGGAAAGTAAACACCATATTATTTGGAATCGAAGAAGAAaagtcatttatttaaaatgtattaatttatgaGAATTGAGCAAATTTGTAACCGAAAATGttgatttaatgaaatatctATTCTTTCCTCCTTAGCTTGTGGCAAGTGCACGACCTACAGCCACTGCACCTGCAGCTATCTGGAGGACACCGCAACGGCGAGGAGCCACCAATTGTCGCAGTCCTCGAATTACGGAACCAACTCCTGGCCACTAAGTGGATCCGAGTCCTCGGCGCCCTGCGAGACCGCTGCGAATGTGTTCACGGTCAACCACCAGCACATCACGTATAACTATCCCATCTACCATGCCACTCCGACGGCGGCGACGGCGGCACCCAGCAaatcgcccagtttgccgtATACCTGCAGCATTTCGGAACTGGCCGCATACCAGCAGTCCTCGAGTGGGAACGCCTACTCGATGGGGGCTGCTCCTGCACATGGACATACCCAATGTCAGGCCCTCGCCTACGAGTCCAGTCCGCAGTTGGCCACTCCCGAACCGGAGTTCATCAACTACTCGCAGATCAAGCACTTGGGTGGTGGCGGGCAGGAGGAGATCGGCTGCAAAGGGGAGCCGGGGGCGGGGCTGGCGCCCACCATAAAGTACAATGCCACCGTGGAAACACAGCCGTATGTGGAGGACAACTACGACTTCTACTACAGTCCCAAGGCGGAGTACGAGATGCAGCAGCATCACCACCAGCAGACCCACCAGCAATTCGGGGGAAATCAGCCGGCGGGTCACCACTACTACGAGAGCGGGAGTGGTTACAATGGAGTTAGCTACTTTGACACGGGACACGGGACCACCACGACACCGGGGAATACGGCGACCGGAAACAGCCTGGAAACCGGATACGGAAGCTACTACGATCACTATTCCAGCTACGAGCAACAGATTGGCGGCAGCGAGTGGATTTTCCCCAGCCGGAGCATCCACTATCCCGACAGCGGCCCCGCCCCCAGGCCACCCACCGCCTCCGCCGCCACCCACGCTGACGtaccaccaccatcaccaccaccacttGCACCACTCGGCGGCAACAGCGGCGCTTGCACCATCGGCCACCCATTGAAATAGTACTTAACGATTCCGGACGCCGGAGCATTACTCATAGTCGATAGCATAGCATAGTATCATAGTATTAGGGTTAGTTGTGAAATCTTAATTTCCATCTGTACGCGTAGTGTTACAAAGTTTTCTCATTGTTTTTCccggcaaataaattatgaaaatatgtTGATTTGTAAAAGTGGATTTGATTTTACGATCAAGGAATGCAAGTTGCTCTCCCTTAGGATTGAATGtatgaaaaactgaaaacaagaTTGTTGCAACCAACTGGATATAAGTAAGAACTATTTAACATCTACTGATCCCGTCTCATATTTTAGGTTATTATGTTCGTAGctaaatgtttttagttttataaaaacgCCCTCTACCGATCTCGTATTGAACAACTGCAGACATGCTCTTTAATAAACCCACCATGAGGAGGGAATTCACCTCCACATGACGCACAGTGGGTGACGACCACAAAATTGACAAACACAAAATTGGtttgctaaatttaaataaaattcacaatttttcgccaGCAATGAATGTTTGGTTTTCTTGTTGGACTCCCTTAATTATACTTacattttcttgttgttttcatttttcaataagTGTTTATTAAGTTTACTGGCTGGTTTTATgcctattttattatttatttcgagTTTTGGTATAATCGGTATACCAGTGTCAGTTATCAAGGACTAATTTTACTAGTCATtaacagaaatatttataaagatgCCATTCTTCAAGTTTACCaacttttttaacttttattcgGAGCTAACGTCTATATACGAAAGAATAACGATAACATGACTGGCAAagctaacaaaataaaaaaataactatgcTGTTCATCCATATTTCCTTGAAATTGACTTCAAATCAATACAAACTTTTATACTTTAATCTTGCTCTCTTACATATTTGAATCTAAAAATTGTTGGATACGCCATCTTCCGTTTTTTTTCTGAACCAGTGCAGAGTTGCGGTCCTACCTACCCACCACGAAGGGAAACCCACCTTAACCAAGCGTCGCCGGCGGTTCAGAGAGAGAGCGCTAGCGAGAGAGCGAGCGAAAGTCTATAAAAGCAACCACAACACGCTcttctttgaaaaaaaatctaGCGGCGTGGTGTAAAGAGCTGTCCGAGTGCTAATTAAGTAACTTTTGTACATTTCTACCGGTTCCAAATCAAATCCACATCCAACATGGTGTACCAGGTGAAAGACAAGGTGAGTCATTTCTGCCGGATATTGGTCCATTGCGGTAGCGTCATTGTCATCTGTTGGGTAACCCGATAACCCCCCCCTTTGACCCTGCGGGTCACCAAAACATGGCATTCCAATTACCCACTCGTTTTACTCTGAGTGATTGAAATTTCTACGCTTTTTGCCATACGCTCCAACACAAATGAACATACATAACTCACGAACGGTCGAAACGAGCTAGAAAGCGGACACCGTTACGAGAATGTTCGAATAGCGAAATGATATCATCCTCATCCCTACCCTGGAACTGACCCTAGAGCAGGTCTCAGCGGAAAccgaaatttgaatttttccaaCCGCATGCCCAGAGCTCCATTGACTAATGTGAAATAGTGTCAAGCATAATATAAGCAAGCATATAGAGCtatctatgtgtgtgtgtgtgagtgtgtgtgtgcgtctgGAATGAGTTTGCAGTTCATTATCGCGGTCGACTCTGGGTTTGTTGGTTAGAAATATTGGAATAGTTGCTACAGCACACGGAGTGCTCACCGCTGAAAAGTTGCGCGCCATACAAAAGCCGTCAAGAAAAGAGAGGAATTCAAAAAGGGGTAGAGTTTCTCAGGGTACGACAAACCGGTCGTGAGCGACTTtcataaatacaaacattacGTCAgggaatataaaaaagtaaatagttGAAAGCATTtctgattattttatttctcaaTATTcgcttatttatatatagaacACTCTTAAGCAGTGCCCCCTTGCGGTCTAATTTTATACagcaagccacaaaaaaatatgttaggCGACCAAACCAAATAAAGCAACTTAAAACCACCAGAACATTCTTCGTCAACAAGTCCGACTCAAATGTACATATTATTACATacaattgattaaaaatttagtAAACATTAGGTTTTTATATTACTCAAatcttgtatttaaaaatgagtCAACGGTTTCCTAAAATTTCCATTGTACATTTGACtcatctttaaattaaatagtctTCAACAGTCATCAAATACTATAGATCAGTTAATCATCTCAAGTTAGATCTCTCCACTGGAAATGATCTAAGCTtgatcaaaatattaatagggAATAACAAGTTGTtttaggcaaaaaaaaacttgaacttATCTAAAAAATACTTACTGCCGTATGCAAATACCACTAAACCGGTTGCCCCCCCGTCCATTGGAAATCCACAATTTCATTAGAGTCATTTCTTTGCATGTGTTCTGCGATTGCCATCGTTAGCAATTAATTAAAGGTCACTGGGAAAACGTGACATGGGCAGGGCAATGGTCTGGATAAAGGGGGAAGGAACTGCCCACAACCACACCTTTCGAAATACATATAATTTcggaatttttgaaatattgatTTGTTGCCCACTTGTTCAAATACAGAAACTGAAATGCAATAGCCCCGAAATTCACAAGTTCTCAGAGTTATTGGGTACAAATATTGAACCCGTCAATCGTTGATTACTATGGCCGATTACAACTTGGCAACTTTGGGTTTGTCTGACAACTTTGGGGCAGAACAGAGCCCACCTTATCGGGCACATGTTCGAGATAATGAGTGGGTCTGCCCCGCTACATCTACATACCAACCGAATCAATGCTTGATAGCCCCAAATAATATAGTTTGAAATATGGTTAGCAACTTTGGTGGGTAAAGTGATTGAAATAGGTCGCCCGGGTGTGAAAAATCAATAGCATTCATGTTTGCTGATCCTTAAAAAGATAACTCAAACTAACAATTTCAATCCCATTTTGCAGAACGACCTCGATGGACAGCTGACCAAGGCAGCCGGAAAGCTGGTGGTGCTGGACTTCTTCGCCACCTGGTGCGGACCCTGCAAGATGATCTCGCCTAAATTGGCTGAGCTGTCCACGCAGTATGCCGACAACATCGTCGTCCTGAAGGTGGGTTACAGAAAGCTAAAGCAAAcgcttaaaatgtttttaagctcTATATGGACTGCCCTGCATTGCTTTACAAATACTTAGTCAATTGGTTTTAATTATCTTCTATAATGACAAAGAAATAGtagaataattttattattcaactTATCCAGtttttatcattaaaaaaaatataatataatgtaAATAGGCCGCTAAGTTATGGGGTAgttaatgaaatgtttgcaattttatttaacttgtttAATCATAAAATCCGAATACTTATCAAACTCTCTTCTCCAACAGGTTGATGTTGACGAATGCGAAGACATTGCTATGGAATACAACGTATCCAGCATGCCAACCTTTGTGTTCATCAAGAACGGCGTCAAGGTCGAGGAGTTCGCCGGAGCCAACGCCACACGTGTGGAGGATGTCATCAAGGCCAACATCTAAGGAAGACGTCTGGCCGACCCTTCGATCCACCTATGAGTTCTCTTCATACAATTTAGTTAATTATTCCATAAGTGCAGGGCTTGCTGCGTTCCTCCTGCTCCTGATCCTCGACAAGTGGAGGATTGCAGTGGCAGCAGCTGGAACCGCAACAAAAGTGAGAAACTAAGTGGCTTTTAATCGTAAATTTGCTTAATTAACAATAACCACAAATCACACAAAGATTGTTCACTTTTgtattgaaaacattaaacaaatgCAATTTGTAGCCAGTTGTTCAATAGtaacaaataaatgtaatacaCATATACGCCGTTTGTAATAAATCAAGGTTGGCTTCAGCCTTCTAAGGGGGAGAGGGTTACAAGAATATGCAAACGAAATTGTGAAATGGAAGCCAAATCAAATATCAGTATCATAATC
This genomic stretch from Drosophila gunungcola strain Sukarami unplaced genomic scaffold, Dgunungcola_SK_2 000001F, whole genome shotgun sequence harbors:
- the LOC128262050 gene encoding thioredoxin-2: MVYQVKDKNDLDGQLTKAAGKLVVLDFFATWCGPCKMISPKLAELSTQYADNIVVLKVDVDECEDIAMEYNVSSMPTFVFIKNGVKVEEFAGANATRVEDVIKANI
- the LOC128262041 gene encoding LOW QUALITY PROTEIN: transcription factor glial cells missing 2 (The sequence of the model RefSeq protein was modified relative to this genomic sequence to represent the inferred CDS: deleted 1 base in 1 codon), yielding MVVINGYTFKSQQLLTQQPDHSQHAQFAQPHNPSAGQQQAGGSMTMPAASGGKGKREWDINDAIVPHVPDQEFDEFNEWSDGHVRHIYSLHNEEAKKHISGWAMRNTNNHNVNILKKSCLGVLVCSQHCTLPNGSKINLRPAICDKARRKQEGKACPNKSCRGGRLEIKPCRGHCGYPVTHFWRHSGNAIFFQAKGVHDHLRPDPKNSSVSKRAFGRVPLGGKSANGSAGKKSVIAGLVKQVKQQHSLINKVLKRPAASNPLTHSALDLYQFNACGKCTTYSHCTCSYLEDTATARSHQLSQSSNYGTNSWPLSGSESSAPCETAANVFTVNHQHITYNYPIYHATPTAATAAPSKSPSLPYTCSISELAAYQQSSSGNAYSMGAAPAHGHTQCQALAYESSPQLATPEPEFINYSQIKHLGGGGQEEIGCKGEPGAGLAPTIKYNATVETQPYVEDNYDFYYSPKAEYEMQQHHHQQTHQQFGGNQPAGHHYYESGSGYNGVSYFDTGHGTTTTPGNTATGNSLETGYGSYYDHYSSYEQQLAAASGFSPAGASTIPTAAPPPGHPPPPPPPTLTYHHHHHHHLHHSAATAALAPSATH